A region from the Pelobates fuscus isolate aPelFus1 chromosome 3, aPelFus1.pri, whole genome shotgun sequence genome encodes:
- the LOC134603577 gene encoding uncharacterized protein LOC134603577 isoform X2 produces the protein MDQTLTHGRNTMEKITYNRLRVAVIGAGAAGLCAARHLLSSPHTFQPPVVFETSGQVGGTWVYTEVSEMEAHQHSSMYRNLRTNLPKEIMEFPDFSFDPSLPSFIHHSEVLRYLEEYTDNFNIRPHIRFNCSVTEVSPVLKDGERGQVPWDVSSHTQGSPHPVTERFDAVMVCAGHYSQPYIPDIPGIDTFQGKLLHSHFYRYPEMFASRSVVLLGCGPSGVDIALELAPYAQNVTLCHRGAALQWTPPKGVTLAPPVVGALPHNLICEDGTQLEADTLIFCTGYKYYYPFLEPQNKPRKLREAEENGETAVKKGPVTNAVVERIGLLVETRKVLTGSAELLKSKDEMEFCDKNTNWLMMNDEVVVPDEGQGHLPPLYKHLIHALYPTMCFIGACKIVIPFPLFNCQVLFFLAVLEGKCPLPSPNQMLLKSHEELKNHLSLGLPLKYLHRLEIGQWEYNNWLAETAGFEPLPPVKKKMYETCKRFRSINPMLYRGFKFEVLSKEECRVTSAECKGMQV, from the exons AGGAACACCATGGAGAAGATTACTTACAATAGGTTACGTGTAGCTGTGATCGGAGCCGGGGCAGCTGGTCTCTGTGCGGCCAGACATCTCCTTTCAAGCCCTCACACGTTCCAACCTCCAGTGGTGTTTGAGACATCTGGTCAGGTAGGTGGAACCTGGGTGTACACAGAGGTGTCAGAGATGGAAGCCCACCAACACTCCAGCATGTACAGAAACTTAAG GACCAACCTTCCCAAAGAGATCATGGAGTTCCCTGATTTCAGCTTTGACCCATCGCTTCCGTCTTTCATCCATCACAGTGAAGTTTTACGTTACCTGGAAGAATACACAGACAACTTCAACATACGGCCACACATTAGG tttaattgCAGCGTGACCGAAGTCTCTCCTGTATTGAAGGATGGGGAGCGTGGTCAGGTGCCATGGGACGTGTCATCTCACACTCAGGGAAGCCCTCACCCTGTGACCGAGAGGTTTGATGCAGTTATGGTGTGTGCAGG GCACTACTCTCAGCCTTATATTCCAGACATCCCAGGGATTGATACCTTCCAAG GTAAACTGCTGCACAGTCATTTTTACCGCTATCCAGAAATGTTCGCCTCTCGTTCAGTGGTCCTGTTGGGTTGTGGCCCTTCTGGAGTGGATATTGCCCTTGAGTTGGCTCCTTATGCACAAAATGTCACCCTATGCCATCGTGGCGCAGCCCTGCAGTGGACTCCTCCAAAAGGTGTAACTCTGGCACCACCAGTGGTCGGTGCCCTTCCACATAATCTAATCTGTGAGGATGGAACTCAACTGGAAGCTGATACTCTGATTTTCTGTACTGGATATAAGTATTATTATCCATTTCTTGAACCACAGAACAAACCAAGGAAGCTGAGAGAAGCAGAAGAAAATGGAGAGACTGCAGTTAAAAAGGGTCCTGTGACGAATGCTGTAGTAGAAAGAATTGGATTGCTGGTGGAAACTCGAAAagtactgacaggaagtgctgaaCTGCTGAAATCGAAAGATGAGATGGAGTTTTGTGATAAAAATACCAATTGGTTGATGATGAACGATGAAGTGGTGGTTCCGGATGAAGGTCAAGGCCACCTTCCTCCACTCTACAAACACCTTATCCATGCCCTCTACCCCACCATGTGCTTCATAGGTGCATGTAAGATAGTAATACCGTTTCCTCTCTTTAACTGCCAGGTTCTCTTTTTCTTGGCAGTGCTGGAAGGGAAATGTCCTCTACCTTCTCCAAACCAAATGCTTTTGAAATCTCATGAGGAATTAAAGAATCACCTGAGTTTGGGATTGCCCCTTAAATATCTCCATCGTCTTGAAATAGGTCAGTGGGAGTATAATAACTGGCTTGCAGAGACAGCTGGATTTGAGCCATTGCCCCCGGTAAAGAAGAAGATGTATGAGACTTGTAAGCGATTTAGGAGCATAAACCCTATGTTATATCGTGGTTTCAAATTTGAAGTTTTGAGCAAAGAGGAATGTAGAGTAACCTCTGCCGAATGTAAGGGCATGCAAGTATGA
- the LOC134603577 gene encoding uncharacterized protein LOC134603577 isoform X1, with the protein MDQTLTHGQRNTMEKITYNRLRVAVIGAGAAGLCAARHLLSSPHTFQPPVVFETSGQVGGTWVYTEVSEMEAHQHSSMYRNLRTNLPKEIMEFPDFSFDPSLPSFIHHSEVLRYLEEYTDNFNIRPHIRFNCSVTEVSPVLKDGERGQVPWDVSSHTQGSPHPVTERFDAVMVCAGHYSQPYIPDIPGIDTFQGKLLHSHFYRYPEMFASRSVVLLGCGPSGVDIALELAPYAQNVTLCHRGAALQWTPPKGVTLAPPVVGALPHNLICEDGTQLEADTLIFCTGYKYYYPFLEPQNKPRKLREAEENGETAVKKGPVTNAVVERIGLLVETRKVLTGSAELLKSKDEMEFCDKNTNWLMMNDEVVVPDEGQGHLPPLYKHLIHALYPTMCFIGACKIVIPFPLFNCQVLFFLAVLEGKCPLPSPNQMLLKSHEELKNHLSLGLPLKYLHRLEIGQWEYNNWLAETAGFEPLPPVKKKMYETCKRFRSINPMLYRGFKFEVLSKEECRVTSAECKGMQV; encoded by the exons CAGAGGAACACCATGGAGAAGATTACTTACAATAGGTTACGTGTAGCTGTGATCGGAGCCGGGGCAGCTGGTCTCTGTGCGGCCAGACATCTCCTTTCAAGCCCTCACACGTTCCAACCTCCAGTGGTGTTTGAGACATCTGGTCAGGTAGGTGGAACCTGGGTGTACACAGAGGTGTCAGAGATGGAAGCCCACCAACACTCCAGCATGTACAGAAACTTAAG GACCAACCTTCCCAAAGAGATCATGGAGTTCCCTGATTTCAGCTTTGACCCATCGCTTCCGTCTTTCATCCATCACAGTGAAGTTTTACGTTACCTGGAAGAATACACAGACAACTTCAACATACGGCCACACATTAGG tttaattgCAGCGTGACCGAAGTCTCTCCTGTATTGAAGGATGGGGAGCGTGGTCAGGTGCCATGGGACGTGTCATCTCACACTCAGGGAAGCCCTCACCCTGTGACCGAGAGGTTTGATGCAGTTATGGTGTGTGCAGG GCACTACTCTCAGCCTTATATTCCAGACATCCCAGGGATTGATACCTTCCAAG GTAAACTGCTGCACAGTCATTTTTACCGCTATCCAGAAATGTTCGCCTCTCGTTCAGTGGTCCTGTTGGGTTGTGGCCCTTCTGGAGTGGATATTGCCCTTGAGTTGGCTCCTTATGCACAAAATGTCACCCTATGCCATCGTGGCGCAGCCCTGCAGTGGACTCCTCCAAAAGGTGTAACTCTGGCACCACCAGTGGTCGGTGCCCTTCCACATAATCTAATCTGTGAGGATGGAACTCAACTGGAAGCTGATACTCTGATTTTCTGTACTGGATATAAGTATTATTATCCATTTCTTGAACCACAGAACAAACCAAGGAAGCTGAGAGAAGCAGAAGAAAATGGAGAGACTGCAGTTAAAAAGGGTCCTGTGACGAATGCTGTAGTAGAAAGAATTGGATTGCTGGTGGAAACTCGAAAagtactgacaggaagtgctgaaCTGCTGAAATCGAAAGATGAGATGGAGTTTTGTGATAAAAATACCAATTGGTTGATGATGAACGATGAAGTGGTGGTTCCGGATGAAGGTCAAGGCCACCTTCCTCCACTCTACAAACACCTTATCCATGCCCTCTACCCCACCATGTGCTTCATAGGTGCATGTAAGATAGTAATACCGTTTCCTCTCTTTAACTGCCAGGTTCTCTTTTTCTTGGCAGTGCTGGAAGGGAAATGTCCTCTACCTTCTCCAAACCAAATGCTTTTGAAATCTCATGAGGAATTAAAGAATCACCTGAGTTTGGGATTGCCCCTTAAATATCTCCATCGTCTTGAAATAGGTCAGTGGGAGTATAATAACTGGCTTGCAGAGACAGCTGGATTTGAGCCATTGCCCCCGGTAAAGAAGAAGATGTATGAGACTTGTAAGCGATTTAGGAGCATAAACCCTATGTTATATCGTGGTTTCAAATTTGAAGTTTTGAGCAAAGAGGAATGTAGAGTAACCTCTGCCGAATGTAAGGGCATGCAAGTATGA
- the LOC134603577 gene encoding uncharacterized protein LOC134603577 isoform X3, producing the protein MEKITYNRLRVAVIGAGAAGLCAARHLLSSPHTFQPPVVFETSGQVGGTWVYTEVSEMEAHQHSSMYRNLRTNLPKEIMEFPDFSFDPSLPSFIHHSEVLRYLEEYTDNFNIRPHIRFNCSVTEVSPVLKDGERGQVPWDVSSHTQGSPHPVTERFDAVMVCAGHYSQPYIPDIPGIDTFQGKLLHSHFYRYPEMFASRSVVLLGCGPSGVDIALELAPYAQNVTLCHRGAALQWTPPKGVTLAPPVVGALPHNLICEDGTQLEADTLIFCTGYKYYYPFLEPQNKPRKLREAEENGETAVKKGPVTNAVVERIGLLVETRKVLTGSAELLKSKDEMEFCDKNTNWLMMNDEVVVPDEGQGHLPPLYKHLIHALYPTMCFIGACKIVIPFPLFNCQVLFFLAVLEGKCPLPSPNQMLLKSHEELKNHLSLGLPLKYLHRLEIGQWEYNNWLAETAGFEPLPPVKKKMYETCKRFRSINPMLYRGFKFEVLSKEECRVTSAECKGMQV; encoded by the exons ATGGAGAAGATTACTTACAATAGGTTACGTGTAGCTGTGATCGGAGCCGGGGCAGCTGGTCTCTGTGCGGCCAGACATCTCCTTTCAAGCCCTCACACGTTCCAACCTCCAGTGGTGTTTGAGACATCTGGTCAGGTAGGTGGAACCTGGGTGTACACAGAGGTGTCAGAGATGGAAGCCCACCAACACTCCAGCATGTACAGAAACTTAAG GACCAACCTTCCCAAAGAGATCATGGAGTTCCCTGATTTCAGCTTTGACCCATCGCTTCCGTCTTTCATCCATCACAGTGAAGTTTTACGTTACCTGGAAGAATACACAGACAACTTCAACATACGGCCACACATTAGG tttaattgCAGCGTGACCGAAGTCTCTCCTGTATTGAAGGATGGGGAGCGTGGTCAGGTGCCATGGGACGTGTCATCTCACACTCAGGGAAGCCCTCACCCTGTGACCGAGAGGTTTGATGCAGTTATGGTGTGTGCAGG GCACTACTCTCAGCCTTATATTCCAGACATCCCAGGGATTGATACCTTCCAAG GTAAACTGCTGCACAGTCATTTTTACCGCTATCCAGAAATGTTCGCCTCTCGTTCAGTGGTCCTGTTGGGTTGTGGCCCTTCTGGAGTGGATATTGCCCTTGAGTTGGCTCCTTATGCACAAAATGTCACCCTATGCCATCGTGGCGCAGCCCTGCAGTGGACTCCTCCAAAAGGTGTAACTCTGGCACCACCAGTGGTCGGTGCCCTTCCACATAATCTAATCTGTGAGGATGGAACTCAACTGGAAGCTGATACTCTGATTTTCTGTACTGGATATAAGTATTATTATCCATTTCTTGAACCACAGAACAAACCAAGGAAGCTGAGAGAAGCAGAAGAAAATGGAGAGACTGCAGTTAAAAAGGGTCCTGTGACGAATGCTGTAGTAGAAAGAATTGGATTGCTGGTGGAAACTCGAAAagtactgacaggaagtgctgaaCTGCTGAAATCGAAAGATGAGATGGAGTTTTGTGATAAAAATACCAATTGGTTGATGATGAACGATGAAGTGGTGGTTCCGGATGAAGGTCAAGGCCACCTTCCTCCACTCTACAAACACCTTATCCATGCCCTCTACCCCACCATGTGCTTCATAGGTGCATGTAAGATAGTAATACCGTTTCCTCTCTTTAACTGCCAGGTTCTCTTTTTCTTGGCAGTGCTGGAAGGGAAATGTCCTCTACCTTCTCCAAACCAAATGCTTTTGAAATCTCATGAGGAATTAAAGAATCACCTGAGTTTGGGATTGCCCCTTAAATATCTCCATCGTCTTGAAATAGGTCAGTGGGAGTATAATAACTGGCTTGCAGAGACAGCTGGATTTGAGCCATTGCCCCCGGTAAAGAAGAAGATGTATGAGACTTGTAAGCGATTTAGGAGCATAAACCCTATGTTATATCGTGGTTTCAAATTTGAAGTTTTGAGCAAAGAGGAATGTAGAGTAACCTCTGCCGAATGTAAGGGCATGCAAGTATGA